Below is a window of Flavobacterium sp. CFS9 DNA.
TAGTGATACAAAAAAGAAACATCAGGATTAGAAAAATGTATCGGCTTCAACAATCATCGTACTTTTACTGTTCAAACATCATCCCTCTATGCTTTCTGCCCCAAGACACCAATGCCGCGATTACAGATTTTGTTTCCAGACCATATGGGGTAACTGAATATTGGACCGTAACCGGTTTGGTATCCATCACTTCCCGATGAACAATTTTATTGATTTCAAGGTTCTTTAACTCCTTCGACAACATCTTTGCTGAAATGCCTTCGATATCCTTTTCCATTTTTTTAAATGTATTGTTATCCCCCTGACGCGTTATTAAGTAATGAACAATCAACAGACTCCATTTGCTGCTCAATATATCTATCGCATCCTGCATCGAACGAATATCGCCAGTACATCCCTCAGGATCTGTTTTTGGTTTCTTAATCATCAACTTACCTTTTAGTTACTAGTAACCTCTTATTAACCCATAGCAGATATACCGATTATTTCTTTGAACTTTGTTATCAGAAAAGTAATTCAAGAATCTTATATTCCTTACAAATACGATATACCTTTCAGAAAGTTACAAAAAATAAATAGACAGGCATAGTGAGAAATAGACTTTTAGTTTCAAGAGCCTGCGAACAACCTCCTATGCTAATCGAATTTTACGCATAACGATTCCCCTTCGTAGCATCCGGAAGACACGAATCTAATTAAAAACAATAAAAAAGAAATTATGAACAGAAAAATAGAAAAAACGCTTACCCCAGAAACATTTGTTTGGGTAGGTGACGGATTTTATACCTCTTCATTTATAGGTACAGAAATCAGCAGACGAAGAATGAGCCCTTTTTTTGCCGTGGGATATAGCCCTGATTATGAATTTGAGCCCGGTGATCATCAAAGAGGTATTGGTCCACATCCGCATAAAGGTTTTGAAACTGTTACGATTGCCTACAAAGGAAAAATCGCACATCGCGACAGTCGGGGCAATCAGGGAATAATTGGTACCGGTGATGCACAATGGATGACAGCCGGGGCAGGTATTTTGCACGAAGAGTTTCATGAAAAAGAATTTTCTCAACAGGGAGGCACTTTTCAAATGGTGCAGATGTGGGTAAACCTGCCAGCAAAAGACAAGGAAACAACACCACATTATCAGGATTTAGCTTTCGACAAAATGACCCGGGTTACCCTTGAAAATAATGCCGGCTTTATTAATGTGATAGCTGGTGAGTACGAAGGACAAAAAGGAACTGCCACTACCTATTCTCCAATCCATTTATACAATACCTATTTGAATAAAGATGGTTATGCCGACTTTCGATTTTCCAATCAGTTCAATACCGCTCTTCTGGTTATAGAAGGTAGCATAAAAGTAAATGATACTGAAACATTGGCCACTGACAGTTTTGCCATGTTTGAAAATGATGGTGCCGAAAACTTTACGATCCAAGCTTTAGAAAACAACACAATTGTACTAGTAATGAGTGGTGAACCTTTAAACGAACCTATTGCTCATTACGGCCCCTTTTTAATGAACACGCAGGAACAATTGACAAAAGCTTTCGAAGAATACAAGTCCGGAAAATTTGGTACTTTATAAAACAAAGTATCAGTATTATCTTCGTAAAGTAAGTATACCAACAGAATAAAACTTCACTAAAAGGAATGAGCCCGATATAGATCGGGCTCATTCCTTTTGATAAATTATAAATTTGTTTAATTCTTAGATGTAATCAATAAGCTCCTCTCTTTTTATTTCAATGCTCGTAAAAGTCCTTCCGGAGCTTTTTCAAGATACATCTGATTTTTAATTCCGTCCATTGCTTTAGCATCTGTAAACGCTTTCAACGCTATTCCACTGTCATCCCCTGCTTTTTTCGCACTGATTCCTGTTATTTGAGATATTGCTACACTCAGCAAAGGTTCATTTGGATCTCCCAGAACTCCTAAATTCGTAATACGCTCTAATTTTTCATACGTTGGTTTCAAACCGTCTGTGTATTCTCCAAAATCAGATGCATTTACAATTTTTAAAACCAAAGGCTGCATCGCATATTTATGATTTGGATTACGGTTCGTTTTTCCAAAAGTCGGAGAATCATATAAAGTTACCGATCCCACATTTTTACCAACAGTAGTCTCTCCCACCTGAACTACAGAAATATAAGGTACCAAACCATTTATAACCAATTCACTTGCCGATGCTGTACCACTTGTGGTTATAATATAAACTTTAGTCATGTTCAGACTATTAATCGCAGCACCGTCCATTTTGTCAACAAATTTGTTAAGCAGCGACTCAGGGTCTTCACTTTGATAATATTCGTTGATTTTTGCATTCCATTTCTCTTTCGAAAAAACTTTGCCGGTAAACTGTCCGGTAATCATACTGGCTAAACGCGTTGAAGTTTGTATTGAGCCTCCTCCGTTATATCTTAAATCTAAAACCAAATCAGTAACCCCCTGCGCTTTTAGTTCTGCGAAAGCCGCATTAAGCTGTGCATCATAATTAGCATAAAAACCATTGTACATCAAATAACCTATTTTGCGGCTTCCGGATGTAATCACTTTATTGATAAAAACAGGATTTTCGTCTAAAGTTGTTTTTACTAATGCAACTGTTTTTCCGTTACTATCAAAACCAGTACCGTTAAAAGTAGCCATATTCAGTGTATAACTATCTGCCGCCAATAGCGACTGATAATTTGAAACCGTCAAAGAAGTTCCGTTAATACCGGTAAAAAGATCCCCTCTTTTGATGTCTTTTTTAGAAGCATCAGAATTCGGAATAATATAACGTACATAGCCCACTAAATCTGTAGTACTTCCCGGTTTGTAACTAAGTCTGAAGTCTACACCATTATTTTTAGAAGTTCCCTGAAGTTCCTGTTCTAAAACTGTATAATCGTCCACAATCCAGCTAAAACGATCAATTGCCTGACCTTTTGGAAATTTGCTTATAGGTTTGTTCAATAAATCCTGAAATAAATCCTCCGGTTTAGAATATCCTCTCAAAAAAGC
It encodes the following:
- a CDS encoding winged helix-turn-helix transcriptional regulator: MIKKPKTDPEGCTGDIRSMQDAIDILSSKWSLLIVHYLITRQGDNNTFKKMEKDIEGISAKMLSKELKNLEINKIVHREVMDTKPVTVQYSVTPYGLETKSVIAALVSWGRKHRGMMFEQ
- a CDS encoding pirin family protein — protein: MNRKIEKTLTPETFVWVGDGFYTSSFIGTEISRRRMSPFFAVGYSPDYEFEPGDHQRGIGPHPHKGFETVTIAYKGKIAHRDSRGNQGIIGTGDAQWMTAGAGILHEEFHEKEFSQQGGTFQMVQMWVNLPAKDKETTPHYQDLAFDKMTRVTLENNAGFINVIAGEYEGQKGTATTYSPIHLYNTYLNKDGYADFRFSNQFNTALLVIEGSIKVNDTETLATDSFAMFENDGAENFTIQALENNTIVLVMSGEPLNEPIAHYGPFLMNTQEQLTKAFEEYKSGKFGTL
- a CDS encoding S41 family peptidase is translated as MKTILRSVLLLFLLAFSLQSCEDQDDVAAPASLQVNDFVWKGLNQFYLWQADVPTLADDRFSNQEALNAFLRGYSKPEDLFQDLLNKPISKFPKGQAIDRFSWIVDDYTVLEQELQGTSKNNGVDFRLSYKPGSTTDLVGYVRYIIPNSDASKKDIKRGDLFTGINGTSLTVSNYQSLLAADSYTLNMATFNGTGFDSNGKTVALVKTTLDENPVFINKVITSGSRKIGYLMYNGFYANYDAQLNAAFAELKAQGVTDLVLDLRYNGGGSIQTSTRLASMITGQFTGKVFSKEKWNAKINEYYQSEDPESLLNKFVDKMDGAAINSLNMTKVYIITTSGTASASELVINGLVPYISVVQVGETTVGKNVGSVTLYDSPTFGKTNRNPNHKYAMQPLVLKIVNASDFGEYTDGLKPTYEKLERITNLGVLGDPNEPLLSVAISQITGISAKKAGDDSGIALKAFTDAKAMDGIKNQMYLEKAPEGLLRALK